From Ananas comosus cultivar F153 linkage group 2, ASM154086v1, whole genome shotgun sequence:
gtaTGTATAAGCTTATAGAGATCTCAagatatattacatatatgagGAATTCTTCAATACTCCATATAAATCTTGaccatatatttttcttaatagatggtttagatttaatatgatTTTAGAGGTGACCTGCTACNATTGAAGCATAGGTACCATTCACCAGGTACACAtttaaagggtattttagtcTTTGTAAAATAGTTTGGTCCACAAAATCGgttttatccaactaagaatATTGTGACCCTCTtagaatgcttcaatacaccacaAGTATTAAAATAAccgatttgaattaattaacatgacaatattgaaaaaaaattagtatgtACCAAATTTGTCAGTAtcctttaaatatttaatatcttatttactttgttaacttaccaaattagatgatacccaatttattaagtattcatctcaaaaaaatattgaatttaaatttaatttttgaaattagtattgtaatgtaaaattttaattttgaaatttatattaaacttttaaatttgaatctaaattgaacgtttaatcttaaagccaaattttaatttttgatttaaattgaaattttgaattggaacaaaaggttttattttaaatttatgttttatattcaaaaaaattaaatttgatttataaagttttaaatgttattttgaatttaaatttacagtttggttgtaatttaaaattcaactattgttgtaggtattTAAGAGGGTCACAATattcttagttggataaaacCGGTTTTGTGGACCAAACTATTTTACAAAgactaaaataccctttaaaTGGGTATCTGGTAAATGGTATCTATACTTCAATAGCAGGTCACCTCTAGAatcatattaaatctaaaccatctattaagaaaaataaatggtcaaaattTATATGGAGTATTGAAGTATTCCTCTATAAAATAATCATCCTGGATGTTGCCATGTTTTGTAATCGATTGTAACCTTTACCTCAAAAGAAATTAtggaaaaactaaaaaattgtaACTCGAGGTTCATTTAGAAGCAAAACGATACGTTTCTAAGAAACAAGTTCTTAATTAAAGGGAATAGGTTCAATATCAATTAATGATGGAAACACTGTTTCTAGGTTGCTTTAATCGTTATAAGAAGACAATTATTTTACATAGTATTTAAAATAGGAGGTGAATTATGAGTTTGAATCTTAGTTTATTTCCTCCCATTTGATTTTTAAGTCCGAGTATTTTAAAAGTTGGGGTTTGATAAGAAATAATTGGGTCATTTATAATCATATCCCACTCTCAGGTGTACGCAATTTTGGTGTACTTGAATTAATCATCTCTAATTAAGTTAATTATGAGATGGATCAAACTCCGCCTTGACCAAATACTTAGACCCGATCCCACTTTAGCCCATTTCAACCGCTACGGAATATGGACTAAGATACATCTGGGCCGCGCGAGCTCATTTAATTTTGTACGTAAACTAGTTATTTATGGGAGCATAAATGCATATAGAATGGCTAATCTTCGTGCATGGTtagacattattattattattattagtattaaacCACAGTTTTATGTATAGTAATCTGATCATGTTTATTaatgtttttttattatactcAAGAGTGGTCCTGATTTAACCGTAACTGTCCGATATCATATATAGTCGTGCTAATCTTAAAGTATTGTGGGAAAACCTTTTTTAAGGTCTCATTCAACCATCCTCGATCGATCTCAGGCCAATTCAGTACGAAAGATTGAATAGTCACCCCCAAACTATGGGTTGAACTAAGTGACGTTTATTAATTTGAGCTCTAGGACCACCTGGACCAGATGAACGAATAGAATCATAAGGACCACTTGTGCCCATAACTGGTCCAAATCCAACCTCTTTGGGTGCGTGCGCGTCAAGGGTTTTTGGGCTTTAATTGACACTACCTTGTCCATAACCTCATGAAACCTTGGTCCCCTACGAGGGCGGGGCCACGATAGGCACACATGCATGGGACTCGACCGTACCCCACATTTCAAATCCATCTCAGATGTCTTACTATTTCATAAAATCTTAATCGAGCTTATTTTTCGATCTTATATATTTGAGTATTTAGCGCAATACATTAAGAATTTaatgattaatatatatttatatataagatttcaagttcgaagtcTAGCGACTTAACTTTTGATTCCCCTTAAATAGCACGAAACTTACCCCATCTCTATTTTGAGTGAATAAATTCTaatcaaagaatcaaaattctCCTCTGCGCCCATACAAATATAGCTTGGAGCTTTGACTTGTTTTGTGCTTGAGAAACGCTTCCTTAGACTCCAACAAAAGTCGAGGGTAAAGTTTGGACaactttttttgactttttaatattaaaaaaattaaggagcCATCAGATTAGTGTGAAAAAAACAGCTCTAGAATGAAAATAGTATAAACATTTTGTGCATCGCTCTTATATCATGCATGCGTATCTatgagactatatatatattgcccGCACAACATTAATTACACGTACCAAAACAACCCGCATTTAAtttgcttctaaaagtataCATTCCTACCTAATTCCACATTTCACTCCacacttttcaaaatttcaattattcGATCaaaccataaattttttttttttctacatatgaaaaataatatattattaaaaaataaagtactgGTGCACAAAATGTGCAGCAACGTATGCACTGAGTGCAAGCAATTAATAACTACGGTTTCTGCATGcatgatatataattaattcCTTGGATACGATcgacaataatatataataatgttcGTTAAACTAAATTcaccttttatatatatatatatatatatatacctcccATGCATGACGCATGATGCGTGTGATGCATGATTGCGGAGTAGCACAGCGAGTCTCACCCACACCCGGCGGCGGCGAAGCCGATCCTCGACCTGGCGACGTCGAAGACCAGGCGGAAGGTCTGCTGCAGGCGATTCCCGATGATCGCCACCCTGCTGGCCGGCGCGAAGGCCAGGCAGGTCGTCCGGCTGTCGACGTCCACCATCACGTTCTCCGCCGGCAGCCTCATCGTCGCCCCGCCCTCGAAGGCCAGCTCGACCTCCGGCACCCCCAGCGCCCCCGCCCGCCCCCTGAAGCACGTGTCGAGTATCGCGTACGCCGGCGCCGGGCGCGCGCGGCCCTTCAGGGCGGCCGCCACCGCCTTGCTCAGCGCGGCGTAGGCGCCCCTCGGCAGCCGCGTGATCACCGTGCCGGTGTCCAGGATCGTGGGGAGCGCCGCGTACTCCTCCGGCGCGAGGTCGAGCGGCGTCCCCGCCACCGCGACGCGCGCCAGGCGCACGAAGTAGAGCGTGGGGTCGAGGTCGCTCGGCGCCATCGGGGTGTAGGAGACGCGCGAGGCGGCGACGTCGGCGTAGGGGCCGAGGGATAGGAAGCCCGTGGACTTGGGCGTGGGGAGGCAgtaggagaaggagagagagccCAGCTTCGGCGCGACCTGGTAGAGCATGGAGAGGTTGTTGCGCGCGAGGCCGATGAGCCCGGCGGAGCGGCCAAAGAGGCCCTCGTTGTCCTGGCCGCAGCCGTAGACGAAGCCGGGGAAGGTTCGGCGGGCGAGGGAGAGGGTGTCGGCGCTGAGGAGGCCGAGGGAGAAGGAGCTGTCGCCGTAGGTGGCTTGGTAGATGCAGGCGGAGCGGAGGGCGGAGCATTGGGAGGCGGAGCAGGGGACCCGGCGGTaggtggcggaggcggcggggTCGAAGACGGGGCCGAGTTGCGGGTGGCAGGAGACGACGCAGGGGGAGCACTGGAGCCAAGTGAGGGAGGACCCCGTGTCCACCACCATGGAGTAGGATGTAGCAGGGGAGCCCAGGCCGATGCGGGCGACGTAGTTGCCCACGCCGAGGGAGGCGCCCGGGGTGAGCGGGGAcgacgcggcggaggcggcggagcggcgCGGGCGGAGGAAGGAGCGGGCGCGGGCGGCGTCGTGGAGGAGGACGGTGGAGAAGGGGAGGGGAGACGGAGGAGGGGACGAGCAGGGGCCCTGCGGGTGGTGGAGGGTCAGGTGGAGCCCGCCGGAGCTGTTCAGATGGTGGTGCCCTTCtgaggatgaaaaaaaaaagagaatatactaattaagattatttcttaattattttatgttaaattattttcttactatcctttttttttttcttctttcttgtgagactttttttttttttttttggataattgcctatatacccctcttGCGTCTGGAAATATTCGATCTACCcctactttctttttctttctaaaatacccctcatatgttccaccgttattgcaaaatacccccgcagttatctcctgttaaattaacctgagttaaacgtgagttaaatatctatcacagttaaaaaaaattaaaatgtcaattttgcccttaacttaaaagcaaataagaaaggttggttacggtagagaggtatattgaaaaaaacaaaaagttgaaatactttttatgcccctcactttaagggcaaataagaaagataatgatggtggaagggtatatttgaaaagggcaaaatagtaattttatagagataacagtgttacttaacagattttaactctagggtatattagaaataagttGGAACGTATGAGGGgttttttcaatattagctttctaaaaggggtaaatcgaaaagtcggaaacttttcaagaatatataagaaattgcctttttttttactaaagtCCAATTTTAAGCTCCTTTGATTCCAAAATGCCTGAGCGCAATGCTCCACAACCAGATCACCAATTAGAAAATAAGCATAGATCAACTTCGATTATCTCTCGTGCTTTGCATGCCATAAGTTTGGTTTTAGTTATGGATTACCTACTatccactttatttatttttttaaaaataaatttagtttaaaatatgaaccaattagaattcgaatttgggaccttaGGTATCAATTACCAAACTTTTTGCCATttgcgttagggacggtcggtttatAAGTTGCGTTGTTAATTTTCTTCCTGTTAGTTGCCCTTGTAGTTGCGATATCTGCTGAAAATTCAGAGAACTAAATAGGTGCTCTGAACTAATCTTAGATCACAGGACTCCAAAGCAAGCAAATGGTTGGGTCTCATGACCCGACGGTGCAAtgaattttgatgatttttctcCGAGCTAATCAACAGCAGATTAGTCTTGACAAGTTATAATGACTTGGTTCCGGTGCATCAATTCATTAGGTTGCTGGGGCCAAGAAAGTTTTAATGGAACGTCACAAAAGGCCATTCGTGCAGTTGCACGTCATGTGCAATTGTTTGAATGTTGTTTAGCTCATTATGATGAGATACTGATGTGTAATTAATTTAGGCTTTTGTATCTGTGGCTAAATTATCTTGTCTCCTCAATAATTGGCGAGGGTGGCAAAGCATACCCCAAGCCCCCAAAAGCATTAGCGGCAAAGCATACCCCATTTCACATTGAGTTATTATCGGGGAATCGACCCCTGGGCATATTTCTAGGGATTTATTTCCAGAACTTAGGAAGGGTTTGAGTGCCGCGTTGGGGCCGGGGATAAAGAGGTCcatgtccaaaaaaaaaaaaaaaaaaaaaaaaaaaaaaaaaacttgaaaaagttaattattctaaaaattaaCTCGTAGGTGAAACTCCATATCCCCCAAAGCGGGAATTATGAAAGAATTTCGAATAGCTACTcatctgaaaaaattttatccattgCAATTATTACTGGAATGGATAGCTTCATTTTTCCCTCTTGTTGGCTGAATAGAATATCTGCTTCGCTGAGACTATGTACACTTCAGTACGTAGTGTCATTAATAGATGAGTCTAGAAGAACTTGCTATACTTCTAGCATTCAGCAATGCGAAGAGTTTCACTCACTGAAGAGTATTGATGCGACAATTCGAACAAGATATAATCCTTGAAATCTAATGCAAGATTAGTATaaaacaaaaggcaaaaaaaaaaagaaaagaagtaagCAGTTGATATTGTGGAGAAATAAATGGCAAATTGGGGAAGGCCAATTAGCATTTGAAGAAATTAAAGAGTGTGTGTCAAGTAATTATTGACACTGGGAATTTTTGGTCTCATGTAGAGGTAATAACAGTATTTTTCTATGATATCGTCATTCGTAGTgtgatctttttttcttttttctttttttgtgacaTGACGAGCGTATGGTTATCTTTGCATTCATAAACACGGATTAATGCATGCAGTTAAGTTATGTTATTTATATCTATAAATCTAGCCCCAAGGTGACAAATTAAAATAGGAAAATGAAGGACAAATGAAATTGTATGGCTGCAAATTAATATGTAGAAAattgagagagaaataagagagGAATTTCAAAGCAAGATTGTATGTTGCATTCCAAAATGAAATGCAAGCAGTGCATGAGGATATGTGGAGTTTGTGCATTGTGAGTGCCAAACAGTGTATAAGATTACATGGATTAGGTGCCTACTTTTCCAATTTTCAAGTGCTTTGCTTCCAGAATTTATGACAGAAAGCAATTAGAAAGCACAAGCCTGTTAGAACTGCAACTTCCTAGGTATAATAGGAATAGACACATATCGACTACTAAAATGTTTACGTAACTTCGAAACCTTCTAAAAGCTTTTTTCCTTTAATATGTTATTAAAAAAAGTCACTCAAGTGCCAAGAGATTTGAAGAAAAATAAGCATGCAAGGGAACTGTGGATAGAGTTTGCATCAAACGATAAAGCCAACTTCTCTTCTCAACTTGTGTAAAAAAGATGCGACAAAACTAAGTGTAACAGATAGAGACAATTACCCATGAGTTTGGAGGAGCAGAGACCATTGGAAACATTGCTAAGAGAAGAACCTGTGCttaggaggagagagaaggcaAGAAAGAGAAGGCACAAGTCCATCTCCACAGCCACAGGACCTTTAGAGCTGCTTTTGTTTCCAAACATTGTGAGCGCTTATATATAGACTCCCAGAGAGTTATGCTTGTACTCTGACTAAATGGTGCCACTTAAGAAGTAGCTTCAACTTTCCGAATAAATATTATTAGTCAAAACTCGAATATCTCTTGAGGCTTCCCTTCGCAATAGGATGTCGGCACCTCAATTAAATAAGGCCTGCTTGGTTAGGAGACAACCGGGAGATATGATCTCTGCTCTGCATATAGCACAGTAAAAGGGGATTAGAAATGGTTGTTACAATCAAACCATGTTATCGTGTTACAACCAACCCTTGAGAAAACAACAACACTCATTTATCCCTTGCTAAGAGTACCCGGATGCTAATATAAAGTCGGCAATGCATGGCTCTTCATATTGGTTGTTTCAGGTTCCAATCCAACCCGTCACCTTGTTATGGTGTTATTCTCTTATGCTCGGTATAGAATCCTTACGGTTTAAGAAGATAGGTTAAAAGCTTTAGAAAAACCTCAAGATTTTCCCTGCCAAACGAGAAGGTTTCAACAGGAAACTAATAAATGAGTCATCTACTTATCTATCACAGTTAATAAAACAGATATAGAGCACCTATCAACAAACACTCCTTCCGTATACGGTTGCCAACTCCCACAAAGAGATATGTATATGGATCCAATGGTCCTCCCCTTTTGACAAAGCCATAATGCTCCAACCACTCCCAAGTAGTTGGCCTGTGGGTCGCTTAGCCTTTAATTCATTAATCAAGGACTGCAATACTTGGCCACAAATACACAActatgcacacacacacacatatatattttctacCCTCCTCGAGTGTAGAAAATATGATATCCCCACTTAAACACCTCAGCTTGGTATCTCTTGCTAATATTGGAGAATTCTTCGTTCTTGGCCCTTCAGAAGGTTCATTTTAGACAATCTAACAGTTGAATTCCCTCCTGTACCACAGTACAGCATATGTACTTTGTCTACAAGCATGCATCATGACATGCATCAATAAATGCCCTTCCACCTCTTTTCGTTCGTccatattcttttcttttttttttttggccttcaCCCCTCTCCTTTTTATCCTTTTGCCTATTTACTTCCTAACAGTGATATTAATAAAGCTGAcacttttattaataaagttcattaaattttaacatttatatGATGAATTTATCAAATTCAACAAGCCTACTCTGTCAACAGCAATTTAACATCTGTCAATATTCACTATCATATTCCTCAATAGGATTATGTCTAGCAACTAATGACCACTAAGACATTAGCAAAGCAATAGCATATTCAATATTAAGGGGCCCAATGATGGAGCATGTATTTTATTAATCAGGTTTTCTATTGACAACAATCATGCATAAACATGAGTATGAAAGAAAATCTTGACAGTGAAAGATCATGTGAACATGCGACATGTTTGCAACTAGTCACCACCGATAGAGACCTATGAAAGCATAAGGTGATGTAATTCATAGATTCATTGCATTGTGCTTCATGATTTCTGTGATATTATTAGACTGCATAGctatttcaaataattatttaaattactaattGGAAGCTCAATACTTAAAAAACACTCAGATATGTGAACAAAATTCTGTTATTTAAggctaaaaagaaaaatgctaagAATTCCTCACAAAGAGTCATATAATGTGGTTGTGTTAACATACCCATATAAGCACGCCTGCTTTAAGATGAGCAATGTCACAGAATGACAGAATCCCCCACCATGTTATCTTTATATGTCACTAATGTATTGACAGCTTTATGTGGCACTTAGATGTGTGTTTCTGAGCCATAAACTTTTATACCATAGGTACCAACACATTAGTAACTTACAAAGATGTAATTAAGGAAAACACAAAGTATTTCTCTTTTAAAATAGGTTAGAGCTGAGAAGCTAACatatatctatctctctcttttaatcTATTGTCTATTCAGAAATGAGCAATCTCATCTGTTCTCTTTGTATGCTATCAGCGGCCGTTCATTTAAAGCTTCcaatttaaaagttaattaaagtgaaaaaaatttattcgaTTGGATCAAATCTAATGGATGAGAGGCATAGTATCAGCCATTTTCATGCCGAAATTGCCCTCACAATATTTCCATTTCTGCACAAAATTCAACTCACTGAAAATAATTTCCGCACCTGGTGTACGATATTAGATCAATATGCATTGAATGATTGGCCTGCGTCGGGTCTATAAGTGCTTCCGGTTCATGAAAGTATTTTTGGATTAGCATTCCTCAGAAATCAACGAACTGCCAAGACGCACTTCTGACCTCATTTTCTTTCTCGAAACTCATTCACTGTATTGTCTCACTCCATGGCTCCCCGTCTCCTTCCTCTCAGGCAACCCCAATATCCCCACTCATGTACGAACATCCCCCACCTCCACATTTGTGGGCTCTCATCTGCCAAAGGGCAAGTGTCCGGAAATTCCAAACTGTTTTAACAATTCCAACAATTTGAAGCAATCTCAAATTCTGTATGATATGGACAGCATGAATGTGTTTATTCACAACTATTGTCTACTCAGAATAAACTAACCCATTACCCAACAAATTTCTAGGAGAATCCTTATACTCTTTATTGTAGGCAAATTACATCAACtactattctttttctttttctttttctttcaaagcTCTAACCAAAGAAGTTATCACCTTAACATCTTTGTGTTCATAAAAAAAGTTACCTGCAGTATCTCAATTCTCAGTTGATGATGCTACAACTTCTCATTTCAGTAGCTATAATATAATCGAATAAAACATAGTATAAATTCCAAGACGATACCTTACAGAAGTAGATCTTAGTTAGACAAACCTTTTGGATGCTCCTGAACAAAGGAAACATGATTTCAATCCCTATCTTTGGCCGCCGTGATTGCAGGACCTCCGCAGTACATTCGGGCCTCTGCATAATCATCACAACAAGAGGGAAACTGATCCAGGGTGAGACAAGCGAGAGATTAATCCAATAAACCTTAATAGTGTTTTTATTTGATAATCAAATATTCCAACAATTAGATGCAAACCCAAGTTGCTGCAATTTAAACCATTATGCATTTTATTCCCCCAATGTTGTAAACAACAAGCAAACTAACAAGTGCCCTGTATAATTCTAAGAGACTATTCTTTTGAAATTCGCAAATGCAGATATTGAGCTTATACTACTCACAGTAACTATCGCCTCATCCACATCCAAAATTACCTCCAAAATCTCACTTCTCAGTCATTGTCGATGACACTACAATTTCTAAAATTATAGAACATAATCGAACACCAAGAAAAGATATCAAGCATTCCAAAATCCAAGAAAGACAACTCACAGAAGCGTTGGAATCTTCCTTTGTCTTAACTTTTGGAAGTTCTTTATCTCCGATCGCCGTGATCGCACGCGCTCTACCGCACAAATCGATCCCTCTAATGATCCGCGGTGTCCAATAAACCCTAACAAAGTTTTCCACCTGAATCGAACAAATACAAGCAACGAAACCGTTTACTTCTACATCAAAAAACCCTTCAATCCaccaaaatcaaatccaaaactcaacagagagagagagagagagagagagagagagagagagagagagagagagagagagcgagattGAAAACGGAAAACCGGATTTGGTCGACCAAATCCCTCGTTAGGGAAACAGGATCATGAGGCTTCGCTCTGAGATCCGGCGACAATGGCGACCATGCGGTGGCGCATCCACCACCTCCGCCACCGTCCTCGGCGCCGGCGACCTCTCCGCCGCGAAAGATATCTCACGAACGTAGCACGATCGAGACGTTCAATACTGGGATGACTCTGTGGAGGAACTTATATGCAGGACTCCAATGACTGAACCGGTCGTCGAAGGAAAACAACGGTTCGATTTTAATTGAGGGGCAAAAATGTAGTGAGGCCCCCAAACTATAGCCTTTTTCGA
This genomic window contains:
- the LOC109704561 gene encoding aspartyl protease family protein 2-like, yielding MFGNKSSSKGPVAVEMDLCLLFLAFSLLLSTGSSLSNVSNGLCSSKLMEGHHHLNSSGGLHLTLHHPQGPCSSPPPSPLPFSTVLLHDAARARSFLRPRRSAASAASSPLTPGASLGVGNYVARIGLGSPATSYSMVVDTGSSLTWLQCSPCVVSCHPQLGPVFDPAASATYRRVPCSASQCSALRSACIYQATYGDSSFSLGLLSADTLSLARRTFPGFVYGCGQDNEGLFGRSAGLIGLARNNLSMLYQVAPKLGSLSFSYCLPTPKSTGFLSLGPYADVAASRVSYTPMAPSDLDPTLYFVRLARVAVAGTPLDLAPEEYAALPTILDTGTVITRLPRGAYAALSKAVAAALKGRARPAPAYAILDTCFRGRAGALGVPEVELAFEGGATMRLPAENVMVDVDSRTTCLAFAPASRVAIIGNRLQQTFRLVFDVARSRIGFAAAGCG